aatattattttttatttattttaagaatccggatctggatatccgtcggatattacaatttttagaacgatatccgacacccggatatccgaaaatcccggatccggataaggatagtaaaattatggatccgccggataaggatccggatccggatacctcaaaattgcccggatatccgatccaTCCCAGACCTGtataaaacccaaaaaaatctttgtccaaaaaaaaaaaaaccaaaaaatcaaaatggtaCAGTGTTAAACCAGATAAATGTGAGAATAGAGACTCTAATGTGTTCTTTTGTCACTGACTCACTGGTGTTGTTGGTTCTTTCTCTCATTGCATCGAACTCGTATGCAGAAACAATATAAGCTCTTATAGTTAGGACGAAGAGATACAAGCAAGAAGGGAGGGCTATAATGCACATCTGCAACATGAGTAAGAGTAAGAGACTAAGCGATACTAAACCATGAAAAATCTTTCCCAAGTTTTGGCTTTCCCATTGTGCTGGTTTTCGTAGTTGACAAACTAATAGACACTGGCTGGCACCTATATAACAGAAGTAACTGACAAGAAGATcacatataattatatacattGCTAGAGGTTTGTTTATGTAAAACGGGCTCAGTAACTCAGTAAGAAGAAACACTACTACAGAAAACAGCAAGGACTTACAGAGTCACTGGTGAAAAACCAAGACGGGCACTGAAAGCATCTGCAGAccattaaagaaaaaaacatgttgAAGCTACAAGCCGAGGGTACTTGTGAGGTTTGGTCAAGCCCATCAGCTTTTTCAACGATGGACCGGCTTGCACAAGTTACATGCATACCAAACCCTTTAGATCGAATGTTAATATAACAGGTGCGTTATGTCAAGTGCCGATAGAACGGTTCTTTTTCTTCAGTAACAAGCGATCACGCAACATGGTTATTCAAGCTGCACAAGAGAGAGACAAAGATAAATCAGTATTCAGAGAAGCATAAAGAATATAGTTGAGCTCATATTGTTCTATCTTAGAGGCTTTGACACTAATTGTATTCGCTTGGTGTTTTAACCATCGTGGTTCTATAAGTGATTGGTTCTTGTAACACTTTATTGATCTAGTGGAGTTTGGGAGCAAAAGTTCTCCCACTAAACTCATTAAAGTTGTTTGCGTTCATTAGCTTAACATATTCCTTAACATACAAGTAATATGTTGGTCGCTTAGGTTTGAAATCATACAAGGCTGAAAATGTTACAGTACTAACAAATGGACAAGACTTCTATCAATGTTCTTGTAACTCTTTATTAACATTGTTCAAAGAGAAGCTTTTATCATTGCAGAATATCGTACGGTCAAGATGAAAGCTGACTAAGATTTTGACTTTCTATAAGGGCCAGACTCTCAGCCCATTAATAGCCTATGATTAGGCTTTCTGAATGCTACGTTGTATATATACTGGAATTAGGTTTTCTCCCGTGATTGATGTACCATAGACCAAGGTAGGAAAACACGACCGAAGCGTAACGCGTAACGAGTTACGACCGAAGGAGAAACTTGATCCAAAAGATACGACGACAAAGCTGGTTTAGTGATGTACGCACAGAGGAGGAAGTGGTCGGCGGAAGAAGAGGAGGCGCTTCTCGCCGGAATATGCAAGTACGGTCCGGGAAAGTGGTCTTATATTATCAACGATCCTGAGTTCAGGGCTCAACTTTCTAATCGCACTAACATTGACCTCAAGGTACATACACATTCAACTACCGTTCTTTAATTTCTATACACATTGAAACTATATAACTTATAtgtgttttaagaaaaaaaaactatataacttATGTGTATATTTATGCTTTGTTGTCTACTCTTTTCTCTTGTGCAATTTGAAGGACAAATGGCGTAATATGACTATCAAGGAGGAAGCGAAGACTTTAGTTAATAAGATATGAGCAATGAATTTAGGTTTGTTAGACTCGGCCGAGGTTTGATTCTTTTGCAACATTTTATTCTTCTaagaaaataatgttctttggtttctttagtttatttattgttttctagCAGCTTGTGCTGAAGGTTTATCTGACATCTTACATTCCTCAATTTTATCTTTCTAAGAGCCCTTGGTCGTTTTTATGGATACAAAAGCTAAGTTTTGACCTGAACAGTGAGTTTAATTGCTGAGTCAATACTAAACGGATGGAAACAAATGGTTATGATCTAAGATTAGCTCTATCTGAAAATGAGTCGATGACTTCAAAACATTCTGATGCCATTTTAATTACTTAACATTTACCAACCGCCTTTGTTGCAACTTCATGTGTTGAGCTCAGATACTCTGCAACTTTACAAAATGGTTAAGAAAAGGACGTAATTGCTTCAAATTCACTTATTCCTAACGTTTTGACTCCCAAGCATGAATAtccaaaaatatgattaatttacTCATATCAAGactttaattaattacattagaTCTTTcaagaaaaatgaagaaacttTGAAATAAAGAACACGGGGTGTATATCAAATTATCAATATTCTTATGAGGTACAACAATAGATCCATGATCCATCTATAAAACTGATTTTGTTCATTGCCTCATAGTTATAAATCTTGATTCAATAATTCGTTCCATCAAGAGGCTCAGAGGTTAAATACTAATCCGCGATGAAGATGTATGAATCGAAATGTGATTCCATTGAAGAATAAAGAATACAAAGCTGATGAGCTGAACTCATTGCTCTAGAAGAGCCGATTGTAACAAACTACTTTttcattataattataaaatgtaaCTATAATAAATATTCAAGTATACTGTATCTTGTGATGTTTTAACCCCCGGGTGTTGTTTTGATCTTTTCTGTAAGCAAATTTAATTTGCCACCAATCTTTCTTTACTCcgtaataaaaaaggaaaacaaaggGTAAAATCGGAAAATCCTAAATTGAATAGAAAAACAATTTCCAaaagaaaaccctaaaacacCACGAGAGATAAAAAAGGGGACTATATAAATACACGttttatcctctctctctacctcctctgtcaatcgattttgcactttctctctctctaaaactctTTGTTTCATCTCTTGGGTTCAGATCCGAGTTCGGAAGGTTTCCAAGCACTCCAAAGCCTTTCACTTTTGCTCTTAAAgctttcatctctctctctctctctctctcccacaCAACTCAAACTCAAGGTTCGGATATATCTCTTTTTCATTATACTTTCTCTGTGTTTGGTTTTGGATCTTATCTGATTTAATGTCTTTGCTATTAATTTTGCCTCGGACTCCTTCTGGGTCCAATTAGAACTTTTTCAATTTGATCTATTACAATCTGTGCTTCGTCATGGGCCATCGTTACATTAATCAGTTAGTATCTCGATTTGACGTTAAGCTGATTATAATAACATAGTACCGATATTAATATCACTAAACCCGTCTTTAAATCATCCAACTAGTTTGGCTATTCTGTTACATTCTTAGTTTAAGCTGAGATTTTAATACTAATATAACTAACACCACCTCTAATCATCCATTAGCTAGCTTTATTTTTCAGCACTTAAAAGTTGTTATATGATTCTATGGAGAGAGAGATATACATTTTTTGGATGGTATCTATTTATAATGGATGAACCATAGACTCGTTTCTCTCCTGACATTATATTATTCAGATATTAATGCTTGCTTTCTTCTCCACGTGGAATTTCAAGTTTGGCTATTCTGTTACATTCATAATGATTTTTGGTTTCcaattattatatacttttatggagagagagagagagagagatatgttTGAATGGTATCTATTTATATTGGATGAACCATATGATTGTTTCTCTCCTgacatgaatatatatattcagataTTAATGCTTGTTTTCCTCTCTTCATGGAGTTTCAAGTTTGGCTATTCTGTTACATTATTCCTTCCTTTTCCTGAAAATTGGATTTGTTAATGTGTGTGTTTATTATCTTTAAGATATTTTGGTGGTGTGTGTGTTTATCTAAAGTGTTatcttttgtgtgtgtttgttatAGTCATGGCAGGATCAGCACCAGAAGGCACACAGTTTGACACGCGTCAGTTTGATCAGAAGCTCAACGAAGTGCAAGTCTTTAACATCTTTGATCTCTACTTGTACCCTTGTGTGATTTTGCTGTATTTGGCTAATTGTTATCTTTATTTTGGTGCAGCCTGGAGGGACAGGACGAGTTCTTCACCTCGTATGATGAGGTCCATGAGAGCTTTGATGCCATGGGTCTCCAAGAGAACCTTCTTAGGGGCATCTATGCTTATGGTAAGTCAAGAAGAATCATCACAATAACatctttttttgtctttcttgtTAGCTTTATCTAATGTGTTGTGCTCTCTCTAGGTTTTGAAAAGCCATCTGCTATTCAGCAAAGAGGAATCGTACCCTTTTGCAACGGTCTCGACGTGATCCAGCAGGCACAGTCCGGTACCGGCAAAACCGCCACTTTCTGCTCTGGTGTCTTGCAGCAGCTCGACTTCACCCTTGTCCAGTGCCAGGCTCTCGTCTTGGCTCCAACCAGGGAGCTTGCTCAGCAGATTGAGAAGGTCATGCGTGCTCTAGGAGACTATCTTGGCGTCAAGGTCCACGCCTGTGTCGGTGGAACCAGTGTCCGTGAGGATCAGCGTATCCTCCAAGCCGGTGTCCACGTCGTGGTGGGAACACCAGGTCGTGTGTTCGACATGCTCAGAAGACAGTCTCTTCGCGCTGACTCCATCAAGATGTTTGTTCTTGACGAAGCCGATGAGATGCTCTCACGCGGGTTCAAGGACCAGATCTACGACATCTTCCAGCTCCTCCCGCCGAAGATCCAAGTCGGTGTGTTCTCGGCCACAATGCCACCGGAGGCTCTCGAGATCACGAGGAAGTTTATGAGCAAACCGGTGAGGATCTTGGTGAAGCGCGACGAGCTGACTCTCGAAGGTATCAAGCAGTTTTACGTGAACGTGGAGAAGGAAGATTGGAAGCTGGAGACTCTTTGCGACCTCTACGAGACGTTAGCCATCACTCAGAGCGTCATCTTCGTCAACACTCGTCGCAAGGTGGACTGGCTCACGGATAAAATGAGGAGCCGTGACCATACGGTGTCGGCTACTCACGGAGACATGGACCAGAACACTAGAGACATTATCATGAGAGAGTTCAGGTCTGGTTCTTCGCGTGTGCTGATCACGACTGATCTCTTGGCTCGTGGGATTGATGTGCAGCAAGTGTCTCTGGTTATTAACTTTGATCTGCCGACTCAGCCTGAGAACTACCTTCACCGTATTGGTAGGAGTGGGAGGTTTGGGAGGAAAGGTGTGGCGATTAACTTTGTGACGAAGGATGATGAGAGGATGCTTTTTGATATTCAGAAGTTTTACAATGTGGTTGTTGAGGAGCTTCCATCGAACGTAGCTGATCTTctttgaagaagaggaagaaaaaggTTACTTGGTTTGCAAGTTTCTTATTTGACTTTTgacccatctctctctctctttctgaaTCATCTCGAGaccagttttttatttatttctagtATTCAACCAACTCTTTCGAACATATGTTGTTTCTTCtgaccatttttcttttttaatctcATGCAATGTTTACCTAATTTTCTTGTTACGATGCACAAATCATTCttgattgatcaaaaaaaaaaaaattttggattgATCCACTTACATATATTCCTTCAAATTAAAGTACAGCTACTTTTAATCTAATTCAGCCAAATCAAACTAATTTGGTTTTTCATTGCATTAATTTGGGTTTTCATGTTAGGtaagtatattttgattttttaataatatgattttcgttaatttaggaaaaataaaattagaaaaaataaagtgatgatCTAGTACGAAATAGTATAAATACataatgataaattttaaaagataaaattatttctttactttaatgccaagattatttttgtaaactttcttttttatgaaatcacattacatataaaaatattttcgttttaaattttataaatgtattttattataaatgttatttggaaaatataaaacataaattaaaattaaaaagaaaaagaaaaacctttgtattcattaaagatatcttaatttatttatttaaattaatttttaataatttgagaaaaaatgatttcaataaaatacttattacttttaaaatataaattatattatttaaaattatctttttaaaatggatatttttttttaacttttaatcaaAGATTGGTAAGTCTCAATGATTTAATAACTTTTTGTTACTTAAACCTCTTATCTTTTTCAAACTAAAACTccccaacctctctctaatctctttaatcttgaaaataccaaattttacattaatttctcattttttgtgtcatgtctttcttactaatatatcttgtttttcaacattttttattacatgtttctcatcttccactcatttaaaggtagatctataaattCTGGATATGCATTTTTGTGATGTTTATAAAGGTAATCTAgctcattttctatgttttgaagtcatttgaacgtttttggatatacaGATTTTTTAGATCTGAGTCAGACTTTGGAATACTTCTAAAAGACTTCTAGGAAGTATTATCGGAAGTCTTTTAAAGAATGCACTAGAAGACTTTTCAGATCACTCtccctggaagtcttctgacaaagtttTCTCCAATGTGTAGTGGAGTCCAAATGTATCTTTGCGAAGGAATATTCTCTAACTTTAtgtgtaataattttgtttatgataTGTTTAGTGATTTGTatgtatacttttttttgttgtagattcttttgtaaatttaaaGAGATGCTAATGAAAAGAGAccggtaaatatgttcatgtctACACTCTTATTTTGCCAAAAATACTTGacattattgaagttattgatacaacttcaatagcaaaacacaataacacaaaaatttagttaaatttactaaaactaaggAGAACACTTCTCAAGAAAATTTAATCAGATTcacaaaaaatcaaacattacataagttcaaatatataacactttcaatagaagacttctcagaaTACTTCTCGGAAGTTTAAAcgaaaattaaaacatatgaGAAGTCTTCTCGAAAGACTTAAATTTTAAGCGgaaaattcaaatataagtgggaaattaaaatttatgcgggaaacttaaattttattttaaatcttaaaaattatatcttatgatctaagaaaacacattaagcCACATGAGTTGATATTCTTGAaattacttaacacttttgaaagctAAAAACATATGTTGAAGTTGAAAATACAAGTTTTACAAAAACTTACATAGAAGACTCCCCCGAAAATCTTCTCTCATTAGTtagaaatattaataaacatgaaaattactAACCTCATAATTATCACTaattaagttatgaattttatttaggaGTCCCAAcattgactaatatacatgaattaataagagcattataaagtttttttttaattttagagaaaataaaaatttattaaacattgacctAGAGACTTCTTCTCCAAGAAGACTTCTAGAAGTCTTCCGACATAAGGCTTCTTGGAAGTCTACCATTTAAGTCATTTTCCCAATTGCAAATTTACAAACTGAAagtcttattttttttgtaaatattggtttacttttttggttttgaaaaaaaaaatctcaaaaatgtCAGAAAAGACTCTCGTGGAAGTCTTctcatttctttgtttttaaccaaaaaagttTGAAGACTTCAAGAAAATCGTCTTTAAAAAACACAAAGAAAGTCAACTGTAAAACTAACATATGCATTGATCAAAAGAATTTTCTACTCTTCGCGAACAGAtctgtaaaaattcaaaaatcagtCTTAGATCAAATGAGGTTCATGTTTACTTTCTTCAAACATCATTCTTAGTGAAAGTTAGTTACCCACTAGTTCTAGACCAAAAATCATGAACTTGAGTAATTCTAATAAACTTATAAATTGTGAAATAAAAGTTGGGATGAAATAAGAGAGAAACTGAAAGAGAAATGGTTTGTGTGTgtaaaaaataagaatataaaaaggGAGATGTTGATTTTAGATGCATTTAAAGCTTGAAATTTGTTGTTCATGGTTGTTGGGGTATTGATGATAATATCAATGTTGTAAATAAAAGAGGAATATAGAGATGATTGagtaaacaatttcaaaaaataataataatgtcatTTTCATGAATAATCCAAACTTTTAAGGtgaatagagaaaatgaaagttccaaaaaaatcatg
The window above is part of the Brassica napus cultivar Da-Ae chromosome C3, Da-Ae, whole genome shotgun sequence genome. Proteins encoded here:
- the LOC106453412 gene encoding eukaryotic initiation factor 4A-1-like codes for the protein MAGSAPEGTQFDTRQFDQKLNEVLEGQDEFFTSYDEVHESFDAMGLQENLLRGIYAYGFEKPSAIQQRGIVPFCNGLDVIQQAQSGTGKTATFCSGVLQQLDFTLVQCQALVLAPTRELAQQIEKVMRALGDYLGVKVHACVGGTSVREDQRILQAGVHVVVGTPGRVFDMLRRQSLRADSIKMFVLDEADEMLSRGFKDQIYDIFQLLPPKIQVGVFSATMPPEALEITRKFMSKPVRILVKRDELTLEGIKQFYVNVEKEDWKLETLCDLYETLAITQSVIFVNTRRKVDWLTDKMRSRDHTVSATHGDMDQNTRDIIMREFRSGSSRVLITTDLLARGIDVQQVSLVINFDLPTQPENYLHRIGRSGRFGRKGVAINFVTKDDERMLFDIQKFYNVVVEELPSNVADLL